Genomic window (Oncorhynchus masou masou isolate Uvic2021 chromosome 9, UVic_Omas_1.1, whole genome shotgun sequence):
ttgcaattatgttagcacaactgaaaactgttgctCTGATTAAAGCAGCAagaaaactggccttctttagactagttgagtatctggagcatcagcaattGTGGGTTTGATTTGTGTATTGTGggtatttcaattaaaaatcattatttataaccttgtcaacctCTTGAcaatatttcctattcattttacaactcatttcatgtatgttttcatggaaaacaaggacatttccaaacttttgaacgatcgTGTAGGTATTAGACTCACAcggagaggttgaaaagccagtcatgacactttccagttggtccacgcatgctcgcagttcacatcctggtaatccatatGTCtcgcagctttgtgaatgttgacctgtttaaaaatgTTCTTGCTCACATCCGCtacagagagcatgatcacacagttgtccggaacagttGCTagtctcatgcatgcttcagtgttgcttaaCTTGATGGGAGCATAATAAGGCATTTAGCCCATCTGataggctcacgtcactgggcaaCCCATGGCAGGGTTTCGCTTTGTAGTCTAATcattttcaagccctgccacatctgacaagtGTCAGAGCCAGTTTAGTAGAATTCAAACTTTAGCCTGAATTGAcactgcctgtttgatggttcgtctgagggcatagggGGATTGCTTATacgtgtcccgctccttgaaagcggcagctctagcagaggccctatacagctcgttgagtgcggtctaaGTACCAgtatcggtttgtggtggtaaatagatagctacgaataatacagatgagaactcttaGTAGATAGTGTTGTCTACAGCTAATGAGGTATTCTATCTCAGAAGAGCAATACcgtgagacttctttaatattagacattacACACCAGCAGttagacaaatagacacacacccgcccatcgtcttaccagacgtagctgctctgCCCTGCCGAAACACAGAgaagccagctctatattatcagtgtagttaacctcttgatgctctgggggcgctatttcatttttggatgaaaaacgttcccgttttaaacaagatattttgtcacaaaaagatgctcgactatgcatataattgatagctttcgaaagaaaacactgacgtgtccagaactaccaagatattttctgtgcgtgctctagaacgtgagcttcaggcaaaaccaagatgagacggcatccaggaaatgagcaggatttttgaggctctgttttccattgtctccttatatggctgtgaatgcgagaggagtaagtctgccctttctgtcgtttccccaaggtgtctgcagcattgtgacgtatttgtaggcagatcattggaagattgaccataagagaccacatttaccaggtgtccgcccggtgtcctgcgccgaaattggtgcgcaaaagtcagctgcaagtatttttccacagaatttagagaagaatgcaagcttccacgaacgatatatcaatgaagagatatgtgaaaaaacaccttgaggattgattccaaacaacgtttgccatgtttcggtcgatattatgtagttaattcggaaaaagtttgacgttgtaggtgactgaattttcggttcgtttcggtagccagatgcgatgtacaaaacggaacgatttctcctacacacagacgctttcaggaaaaactgcgcatttggtatgtaactgagagtctcctcattgaaaacatccgaagctcttcaaaggtaaatgattttatttatttggttatctggtttttgtgaaaatgttgcgtgctaaatgctactcaaaatgctaagctagctttgcatactcttacacaaattagtcaatttctatggttcaaaagcatattttgaaaatctgagatgacagtgttgttaagaaaaggctaagcttgagagcagacgcattattttcattttatttgcgattttcagaaatcgttaacgttgcgttatgctaatgagcctgaggctttagtcacaatcccggatccgggatggggagtttcaagagggtACTGactttaatgtcctgttggtaggatagtcttaaaTCATAGATtgtccagtttgttttccaatgattgcacgttggccaattaGGAGGGAagtggtggtttacctactcATCTGTGATGAGTAGATCCCGCCCTTCTCCCCCCTATTTCTTCACACTGAAGAcaggatttgggccttgtctcgACCATGCAGTATATAAAGAAAACATCTTTGTCCAGTTCttaggtgagtaatcgctgttctggtGTCCAGAagctctgtctcagcctccagtatttatgctgcagtagtttgtgtctcggggggctggggtcagtttgttatatctgtccccagtccacctggccgtgctgttgctccagtttcaactgttttgccttattatcatttgaccatgctggtcatttatgaacatttgaacatcttggccatgttctgttataatctccacccggcacagtcggAAAGACTGGCTATGCTCTCCTGAGGACctccctaggaccatgccccaggaccaccggacatgatgactccttgctgtccccagtccacctggccgtgctgttgctccagtttcaactgttttgccttattatcatttgaccatgctggtcatttatgaacatttgaacatcttggccatgttctgttataatctccacccggcacagtcggAAAGActtatgctctctctaattctctttctttctatctctgaggacctgagccctaggaccatgccccaggaccaccggacatgatgactccttgctgtccccagtccacctggccgtgctgttgctccagtttcaactgttctgccttattatcatttgaccatgctggtcatttatgaacatttgaacatcttggccatgttctgttataatctccacccggcacagtcggaaagactggccaccccacatatgctctctctaattctctttctttctatctctgaggacctgagccctaggaccatgccccaggaccaccggacatgatgactccttgctgtccccagtccacctggccatgttctgttataatgaacatttgaacatcttggccatgttctgttaccaacccggcacagccagaagaggactggccaccccacatagcctggttcctctctaggtttcttcctaggttttggcctttctagggagtttttcctagtcaccgtgcttctacacctgcattgcttgctgtttggggttttaggctgggtttctgtacagcactttgagatatcagctgatgtacaaagggctatataaataaatttgattttgggtcataagagacagtagcattatgtacaaaatgagaTAAATGTGAGAGGAAAAAAAGCCACCCCCTCCAGCACCATTCTCTACTGAAACGCCAATTAAGAGGTTTACATCTCCTAATTTGAAAGGATGCTCAGAAAACCAGATGTTTGAAATTGCTGTATGCTTTGTTTGATTTGACCTTACACCGATGAAAATAAGCAGAAAAAAAaatgcttaaaaaaaaaaaaaaaaaaaaaaaaatctgtgtaGAGTCAAAATTGAACTAAGCATACGCCGATTTAAAACCTGGTTTTCTGAGCACTCTCTTCAATTATTAGGACATGACTACTGCCATAACCAGTTTAATATTGAATTATTAGTGTGCATATAAATGTACTCACTGACTGAATCTATTCTCCACACTATCAGGGGACAGAGTTCCATGGCACCAAAGAAGAGAAGCCATCCATTCCCAGGCTAGATCTCCCTCCCCAAGCCAGCACTTACTGTACGGTCTCCTCTCCCCATTCAAATAAACAGTTTCTACAGCAACTCCCTGCCATGATTAGAAGTGTAAATATTGAAGCAGGGATTTCAGCATAAATGAAAGAGTGGGAGTGagtgacagagcgagagaaagaaagagccaGCGTGAAATGGTGTTCATTTCCAACGGAGGTTTTGCAAAGTGATTGCCTCGTAATTCTCTTGTTTAGCAGTGAATGAGTTTGGCTGCTGGCAGCATGCCTGTATTGTTGCGTTTTGTGTAGTACCATCTTATGGGAAGATCAACAGTGCCATAAGAAAAGAGTTAGCAGTACAGCCTCATCCCCACTCTCCTATTGTTGTCTATTTGCAGGCTTTGGGGAACAGAAACACTAAAGAAATCGATAAAGCTTCTATCAGTGTGAAAGTCGTGCAGAGAAGAAACTAAGTGTTCGTGACAAATAGAGGATCAGAGAAATGCATTAACTGTGTGTTAAGggacaatttattttattgaaagAGAAGACTCCTTTACTAAAACAAACATGGAAAAGATACCTTTGGGAACGAGCCAATGCATACTAATAAATGGTCTGCATTTTCCTGTGAGTTACATGGGGATGTTTCCCCATTTCCACAGCATAATTAAGCAACAAGGCCAGGGGGGTGGTAAGGGTTGTTCTCAGGCACGACACGCATCACACACCACAGGTGCCTTATTTCTATTAGAAACTGGTTACTAAGATgaatagaacagtaaacaagtattTTTGTGTCAGACCAGTGGCATATTGTCTGATATACCCCCGGCTAAAATGCTGTTTCAGCCAATCCAGTCCCAAGAGAACTCCAGCAGAAGGAATACATTCTCGTAACATCACTGCAGAGAACAGAGAGCACTCACAGGACCTGCATAATGTCTATAGAAGACTAACATGATGAGGCTACAGAGCTGTGACATGGGGTGGATAAAGGCCTGCCTTATAAGCTGCTTCCATTAGCTTCTCTGACatgtttttatttgacctttatttaactaggcaagtcagttaagaacacattcttattttcaatgaaagccttggaacagtgggttcaggggcaaaacaacagatttgcaccttgtcagcacgggggattgaacttgtaaccttccggttactagtccaacactaaccactaggctaccctgccgccccattatcaCAGTGTAGTGAACAtaaaatgcaacaatttaaaagattatACTGAGTTACAGaacatgaggaaatcagtcaaatgaaaTGAATAGGCCTcacaacgggcctcaggatctcgtcacagtatttgCGCATTCACATTCACATCGATAAAATGcatgtgttcattgtccatagcttatgcctgcccataccataacctcaccaCCACGGGGCACTGTTCACTATATCAACAAACTgcttgcccacacaacgccatacacgtgggtCTGCGGTTgagaggccagttggacgtactgctaaattctctcaAATGATGTTTGAGGCAGCTTATAATAGAGCAATTAGCATTAAATtcactggcaacagctctggtggacattcctgcagtcagcatgccaatttcgcgctccctcaacttgagacaggACACAAAGTTTTGTCAGTTTTGTCAATGACACAAtatgacaaaactgtacattttagagtggtcttttattgttcccggcacaaggtgcacctgtgtaatgatcatgtcgtttaatcagcttcttgatatgtcacacttgtcaggtggatggattatcttggcaaaggagaaatgatcactaacagggatgtaaacaaatgagtGCATGTATTGAAAATGTACGTATGGAAAATGTCCTCTTGAAAGCAAACCAGTTGATAAAGAATAGGCCTTGTGTTCCAATGGGCTCTAGATAAATGCATTAAAGTCACACGTTCTACACAAACATCCcagtgtgtttgtctgtgagaGAGAAAACGATTCAACAGAGGGTGACTGTATGGGGCACAATAAACACACACCTCCCTTCGCAAGGCCAGACGTTGAGCTCCGAGGCACACTGGGAATGCCTCCAGAATTCCAACACTCCTGGCTCCTTTCCGTGAactcacacacaaaaacaccaGGCTTGCAGCCATGGACATGGAGTTCTTGTCTGACCGTCTAAGAGCCCTCGTCCTGCTTTGGGTCTTTCTGtaacatatacagtgggggagGGTGATAGTGTTACACAATCAGGTCAATCAACAGTCCTAAATGACTCCCACAGTAGGTGACATTCATGTCTGCTATACTTAGAcacccacacagagacacacctacCCATAAAAACCCAGACAGCTTCCTATGGGTAAACACACACTTTTATAGATCAGAGCAgggccagacagagacacacctaCCCATAAAGACCCAGACAGCTTCCTATGGGTAAACACACACTTTTATAGATCAGAGCAGGGCCAGACAGAGGAACACCTACCCATAAAGACCCAGACAGCTTCCTATGGGTAAACACACACTTTTATAGATCAGAGCAGGGCCAGACAGAGGAACACCTACCCATAAAGACCCAGACAGCTTCCTATGGGTAAACACACACTTTTATAGATCAGAGACAGGGCCAGACAGAGGGTAAacacagggccagacagagaCACGAATACCCATAAAGACCCAGACAGCTTCCTATGGGTAAACACACACTTTTATAGATCAGAGCAGggccagacagagacacccagaCAGCTTCCTATGGGTAAACACCTACACACATAATCAGACCCAGACAGCTTCCTAAAGACCCAGACAGCTTCCTATGGGTAAACACACACTTTTATAGATCAGAGCAGGGCCAGACAGAGACACGAATACCCATAAAGACCCAGACAGCTTCCTATGGGTAAACACACACTTTTATAGATCAGAGCAGGGCCAGACAGAGACACGAATACCCATAAAGACCCAGACAGCTTCCTATGGGTAAACACACACTTTTATAGATCAGAGCAGGGCCAGACAGAGACACGAATACCCATAAAGACCCAGACAGCTTCCTATGGGTAAACACACACTTTTATAGATCAGAGCAGGGCCAGACAGAGGAACACCAACAggccctcccactctctctctccactgtagCAGAGCCAGTTACTACACACAGTACTGTATACAGTCAACCAGGCCAGTCTGCAGTATAAAACACCATCTATCAGCCAGTCTCTCTGTACTGACATGCCATGACTAGTGTACTGGAGGTTGTAGATTGACAGTGGCCAACTCTCCTGGAGAGCAACTGTGTGTTATAGCTCCTGCCTTGCTCGAACACAGCTAATCCAGGTCTTGATGAGTAGCTGATTGGTAGAATGTCAGTATCCAGTAGGTCTGCAGGAAGAGGGCAGGCCACCACTGGTTCACAGCATCTCTAGTCATGCTGACTGTCACTACTAAAGCATTATTCAGTGTCTCTGGGACTAACCTAGTGAGGGAACAGTCACTTATTCTTTCTGCTCAACACACAGCCTCATCTCCAGTCTATTATGTCCAAAACACATGACTGACAGACATGATTAAAtcctaaatgtttttcctcattcaATCTTTTTGAGCAGCTTTCTCCAGTGGTTAGCTTCAGGGAGGACTATTCTGAACTGATGTGCAGTGTGCTTCTCTGATACCTTCGCGCCTGTTACGGCTTCCCCCAGTGGTGGGTGAAGTCAGACTTCAGAGAATACTAATGAGAAGTGCTGCTTCAGTGACGGCGCCCTGATAAACAGCTCTGAAATCCCTTGCATGTGACCCCCTGTGTTTCATCTGAACTACCTCTCCTCTAGCCTTCCTCCTGACGCTGACTGCTCAAGCCATTAATGTACTACCATTCCTGCCATAATCGGCCATTAACTATTTGTTTTCGGAAGAAAAAAAGTGCTTGTTGCTTAAAGCGCTTTGAGAAAGTACATTAAACTTAGTGCTTTTCATTACAATTAATCACTCGCCCTCTTACTCTCCATCAgtctcttttctccctccatccctcctcccagtcaCATTCAGGGCTATGTCGCGCTGTGCTCTGCGCAGGTAGATTCAGCAGAAATCTCCCCCCGGGAGAGAAATTGCTGAGCACTTCGAAAATAAACCCTGGCTCCAAACACAATATCATTGTGGAGCTCAACATTTCCTACTGCCCTCATCTACACAGTAAGCAATTCAAAGCGAGCTCTCTGACTATTCATTGAGAGAGTATGGTTGTATGAGTCACTGGCTTTGGACATTGGCTCTTGTTTAGAAAACAATAAAGCACAGAGAGTAAAGTGAGCACCGTTAAGACATAATGCACCATTGACCTTCTGGTACTAGAGTTTCTTTGAGCTTCAGTATTAGAGAATAGCCTGGTCTGAGGTATACAAAACCACAGCACAGATTACAGACCATCCCAATATAATATAGGCAGAGaacacaaagaaagagagagggggtagacagaaagagagagagagggggtagacagaaagagagagagagagggggtagacagaaagagagagagagagggggtagacagaaagagagagagggagggggtagacagaaagagagagagggggtagacagaaagagagagagggggtagacagaaagagagagagggggtagacagaaagagagagagggggggtagacagaaagagagagagagggggggtagacagaaagagagagagagggggtagacagAAAGGACATTGACTTACGATCGAGTCCATTGACGTAGCGGATGGAGACCTCACAGTGTCCCCACACGGCACTGACGATAGGGTACAGCCTCCTGCCCTTTAACCCTCTGAAGGCCACGCCCAGGTACTGGCCGTCCACCATGAAACTAAGCGTGCCCTCGTCCATGTCCAGCACCACCAGCAGGGCATCTGGCAGAACAAACGACTCGTCTGCCTCCAGGAAACACGGGTATGTTGGTGCCGAGGTGGAGGCTGGCCGGTTCTTACTGTCGTGGTAGAGTCTGTTCCGGCCCAAGTCCCAGCCCCACGACTCACAGTCCGAACCCACCAGGGCTGTGTAACCCACAGAGTGTAGAAGAGCGTCAGCCGTGCCCACCCCTACGACAGCGTGTGTTCCTCGTTGTCTCACCGGCCAGTGGATCCGCCAGACATGGAGCCCCCGTGTGTAGCCCACCTGGCCGCGGATGCAGTCGGTGCTCTGGGCCACCGGGTGGCGGTGGAAGGTCAGCTTGTCATCCTCCTTGATAAAGACATTGAGCGAGCGGTCCTCTGGGTTCCAGGCATGGTGGAGCTGCAGGTCAGAGGTCGCAGGGGGCATGTCCAAAAGTAGGTCAAGACGAGGAGGCCGGCAGAAGTCTGGACCCCGCAGCTCACGGCGGACAGGCCGATAGGAGGGATCGCCCCGTGCGTCAACAGACTTGATGCTGCCCGAGATCTTCTGACCCATCGctggagagggatagaaggagatggggtggagggCGGAGCGAGGGTGGTATGGGACTTTTTGCCGTTACCTCATGGGCGCTGTGGCCAGAAGGGCAGTCGTCCCTGGCTGAGAGCCGCTCTCAGAGAGACACTCAGTCCACTGTCAGAGGAGCCTCGCTCCTACAGGAGAGACACAGTCCACTGTCAGAGGAGCCTCGCTCctacaggagagagacagtccACTGTCAGAGGAGCCTCGCTCctacaggagagagacagtccACTGTCAGAGGAGCCTCGCTCctacaggagagagacagtccACTCAGAGGAGCTCCTCctacaggagagagacagtccACTGTCAGAGGAGCCTCGCTCCTACAGGAGAGACACAGTCCACTGTCAGAGGAGCCTCGCTCCTACAGGAGAGACACAGTCCACTGTCAGAGGAGCCTCGCTCCTACAGGAGAGACACAGTCCACTGTCAGAGGAGCCTCGCTCCTACAGGAGAGACACAGTCCACTGTCAGAGGAGCCTCGCTCctacaggagagagacagtccACTGTCAGAGGAGCCTCGCTcctcaggagagagacacagaggagccTCGCTCCTACAGGAGAGACACAGTCCACTGTCAGAGGAGCCTCGCTCCTACAGGAGAGACAGTCCACTGTCAGAGGAGCCTGTCCTACAGGAGAGACGCAGTCCACTGTCAGAGGAGCCTCGCtcctacaggagagagagagagagacagtccacTGTCAGAGGAGCCTCGCtcctacaggagagagagagagacagtccacTGTCAGAGGAGCCTCGCtcctacaggagagagagagagacagtccacTGTCAGAGGAACCTCGCTcctacaggagagagacagaagaaaacaTTAGTTGACTTTATCATGACATTCTCACTTTCCCAAACTCCTGTTACATACAGCAGCAATGGCAAGACAACACAACAATGAAGGCCCTTTTCCTTACATATCGAAATTCAACTCTCAAAACAGACAGGCTTAATGCAGCTGGCTTCCTTCACCCAGAATAAAAACAGTCAAaagagcagagaaagagggaggaagcaCAAGAGAAAGAGATGTATCAGTCTGAAAAAGCCTCAGGCTGCTCTGTAGTTCCTAACAGCTCTCTGGAAGAAGAGGGGGGAACATCTGAGCAACAAATAGGGAGGATGAACTCTTCTCTTCTACTGACTCACTCAAAAGACTTGAAGACATTCCTCCTCAGTTACCAGCCTCACACGCCAAGGGCACCACCCCTACAGACACTGCGTGTGCATGTGTCAAATCAGACATGAAATTTCACAAACTATGTACCAAACAATACTGCACCCCCCCAGAAATGTAGCTGGACCTCCCCCAGAAATGTAGCTGCTCAGTTTTAACCACATACTGAACAGAGAGGACCATTCATTGTATAACGAAACACAACAAACGTGGGGTCACTCACATGCACACAATGaaaaggcctgtgtgtgtgttcttaaaaAGGAAGGATATTCAGACAGAACGCTAACAATACTCTGGGTGATTCAGATTTTATGAGGGCCCTTTCAGAAGGGGTGGAGACTAAACAAGACCAAAAAGATTTGAGAAATCATTCCACAGCAAAGACTTCAAAACAGTCAGTTACCGTGACAGATTTTACATGATCATCTCCGGCACAAACATCCTGCCACTACATTTCCCATAAACCCACGGACACCCCTGTGCATCCCTGTTACCAAGCCCTGGGCCCAGCTGTTCCAAATTCTGTTCCAAAATCACTCCCCTGTTTTTGACAAGACCTACTCTGCTTCCAGAGAACAGAGACCCCCCCCTTAACTGTCACCCTGCACCTCCCTGTGAGAGCAGAACTTCTGCGGAGACACAATGGAGGGAGTCGGTCACACTCTGAACCCAAACACCAGGGGAAGACAGAGGTGGTGAGGCAGAGGTGGCTAGCCAGCTCCAGATTTGAACCACATAACAAACGCTGACAAACTATTGTCTGTGTGAAGTAGGACGTACGTGCCtgtgtgcatggctgtgtgtgttccaGACATCATTTACACTGTGCAGGCTCTACCCAAATAAAAGCTACACATCTTCCATTTACATACTTATTCATTTATCAGTCTATAAATGACTCATGGTGCCATTTGTGCTGGAATGAAGGGTGCTATTTATAACAATGTAATGAGGCCCACAGACTTAGTGATCACAGCACTGCGCCATCAGACACACTAACTCTGCCTCTGTGTGtatgaaacagacagacacttgTTTGCTGACTGCGCTAGCCCATCTTTTGTAATGAGTGGTGTGTCTAGTCTGAGGGAAGGTACTCGTCATCAAATGACCCCTACAGGGAAAACACCAGAGCAGACAATTAGATGACAAACTAAAGAGAGAAATCAAATGGTGCATAATGGACAGAATGAAAATTACTCTCCTGCTGACCTCAACTTCATTACCAAGAGGTCTGCAGTCACATGTGCCCTCGTGTGAAGTccaatctctgtgtgtgtgtgcattcttgACCCCCCTCCCAAAACCATCTGGTGTTTATACTAACCAGGGCCTCTATCTCCTCTTCAATATAGTTGGAGGAGACTAAATGTGGGAGAGATATGACAGGAGATGAGTGAAAGAGGGATGATGAGGAGATTGGTGgtagagagtgaaagggagatgCGAGCCCACAAGAGGAGATGGGTCTAAGGGAGCGCAAACACCGTGACGAATGTAAATCTCTCATTCATTATtagtattttatttaactaggcaagtcagtcaagaacaaattcttatttacaatgatggcctaccccggtcaATTGTGTGCCGACcaacgggactcccaatcatggtcagttgtgatacagcctggaatcaaaccagggtttgtagtgacacgtctagcactgagatgcagtgcctcagaccgctacACCATTTGTTCGGCGCAATGTGTTTTAGGAATCACCCCATCGGTGGGGGTCAATACCAAACATTGTAGTGTGATTCTACATGGTTTGCAAATTATGGCTCACACTCTCTTCAGAGGTGTTAAGTACTCTGTCGGCAAACGCTACCGGTGTGCCCGTGCCTTCAGGGAGGAAATATGGAGTGATGAACAGAGGAAAGGAGGTAGATGACAGGTAAAGGAGTGGAATAGGAACATCTCTAGTTATTCTAGCAGACCTCTCCGTTAGTATAGGTGAGAGCAGCTGGCATGGAGGCCACTGCTAGCAGGCTGGCGTTGGCAGTGTTGTTGTCAGCATATTACAACAGAGACTGGCCAGACAATACAAGGCCACACAGACTCATTCATAACTTGAAAACGCATTATATCAAGATCAAACGAGTGACAGCAGCTTTGAACCAACATACACAGAAAACGGACAAGAACAGATATAGttttacacacgcacacagtctgAGTTGTAGAGCTTTTAAATAGCAGATTCTCTTATTCCAAAAGAATTTGACATCCTATCCTCAGTCTCCCCTTAGTTCTCCTCTCAGCGACGCGCCATCCCTTATTGCCAAGATAGTGGTGCTTCCCCATCCCTTGTTCCTCCCCACCATCTCATGTGCTTTGTGGAAGAGCAGATGTCCGTCACACCGTCCTACCTCAGTATATAAATGGATTCCCATAACATTGTGTTGTGTCACGGGCCATTGGCTGGCTGGGGGATCAATACAACTCTCCTGGAGCTCAACCTCTAGAAATGACTATTGAGCAGAGGGGAAAACACCAGAGTGATATGTTGCGTATTGGAAGATGAGAGGTTACACTGTTTATTAATGTGAGAGCCTGAGAAGAAACACCATTGATACAAGGTGGGTGGAGTCTGGGCTATTTCAGTGTTCCAGTCCATCTGAGCCAGGACTAGCAGACAGAGGTGTGACTGAACTGTTAGGTGATAGGGCAAGCACATCCCTAGTGGTAAACACTCAACCTAACACAAAGATGACTTGCTCTAACAGTAACTGAAATACAACACTGAGGGATTTACTGCGAGACTGAATAATAGTACACTGCCGAAGCACAAGTATGACAAACCATAGGATACGGTTACAGTGAGAGAGCCACGGTGAAATCCAACACTAAGAATTGGAGTATAACATCTTGATAGTGAGTTTGCTTTACAGTTAAAAGCAGAGCACATAGTCTCACAGGACAGAAAAATACAGTCACTTAATCACTCTCCAGACTTGTGTAACAGCACATCTTAACAGCTAATCATCTCTCATCCCAACCCTAGAGGAAGtgccttctctgtgtgtgtgtgtgtgtgtgtgtgtgtgttagccaaACAGCTGTGGAATGATAGAGTACCACAACGCTCCCTTCAGAATCTCTTTAGCACAACACAGCTTGAACAAAAGAGTAACAAACGAacgagacagagagcaagagagggaacATGGAGAAAAACAGAGAGCGACTTCTTACCATGTGAAACGATATCCAAAGTCAAGCTGGTCTCAGCATTTAGCTTTCTCACGACTCAAGGCAATGTGTACGCAAAcactaggag
Coding sequences:
- the LOC135546618 gene encoding SPRY domain-containing SOCS box protein 4-like, giving the protein MGQKISGSIKSVDARGDPSYRPVRRELRGPDFCRPPRLDLLLDMPPATSDLQLHHAWNPEDRSLNVFIKEDDKLTFHRHPVAQSTDCIRGQVGYTRGLHVWRIHWPVRQRGTHAVVGVGTADALLHSVGYTALVGSDCESWGWDLGRNRLYHDSKNRPASTSAPTYPCFLEADESFVLPDALLVVLDMDEGTLSFMVDGQYLGVAFRGLKGRRLYPIVSAVWGHCEVSIRYVNGLDPEPLPLMDLCRRVARLALGRDRVNQIDTLPLPETIKNYLQYQ